A portion of the Halogeometricum sp. S1BR25-6 genome contains these proteins:
- a CDS encoding MFS transporter, whose amino-acid sequence MLAHGMVHTYELSIPIFVSIWLTEFDVVNLGLTQVEVTAATLGIVVTAGYGLFGVGALPGGVLVDRIGSRRLISLCLFGMAGSFVLLGLSPNLVVVTLALLCWGAAASVYHPAGLALISKGVDERGTGFAYHGIAGNVGIGLGPLLTAVLLMFLDWTTVAMLLALPALAAGAYALRARFDESAAVDAGAGGSSKADAGVDSLGEFLAESKRMVAGGFVVVFLVVMCSGLYYRGVLTFLPDLLSGLGTFEPVPLASLLPAGLASALGVTADSGQTLQPERYFYSGLLMVGVLGQYAGGKLTDRLPVEWGLVGSFGALAVLAVLFLPVVSAGLVPLLAFGAVLGFFLFVIQPFYQATVAEYTPAGTRGLSYGYTYLGVFGVGALGGALAGAILTYATPTALFVTLAGIAVAGASFGVYLARRGGNSAGAEVASD is encoded by the coding sequence TGCACACCTACGAACTGTCCATCCCCATCTTCGTCTCCATCTGGCTGACGGAGTTCGACGTGGTGAACCTCGGCCTCACGCAGGTCGAGGTGACGGCGGCGACGCTCGGTATCGTCGTGACGGCCGGCTACGGACTGTTCGGCGTCGGCGCCCTCCCCGGCGGCGTCCTCGTCGACCGCATCGGCTCGCGGCGGCTCATCTCGCTGTGTCTGTTCGGCATGGCCGGGTCGTTCGTCCTCCTGGGCCTCTCTCCGAACCTCGTGGTCGTCACCCTCGCCCTGCTCTGCTGGGGCGCGGCCGCCAGCGTCTACCACCCCGCCGGCCTCGCCCTCATCTCGAAGGGCGTCGACGAACGCGGCACCGGCTTCGCCTACCACGGCATCGCCGGCAACGTCGGCATCGGCCTCGGTCCGCTTCTCACCGCCGTCCTCCTCATGTTCCTCGACTGGACGACGGTTGCGATGCTGCTCGCCCTTCCCGCTCTCGCGGCCGGCGCCTACGCCCTGCGCGCGCGGTTCGACGAGAGCGCCGCCGTCGACGCGGGCGCCGGTGGGTCCTCGAAGGCCGACGCCGGCGTCGACTCCCTCGGGGAGTTCCTCGCGGAGTCCAAGCGGATGGTCGCGGGCGGCTTCGTCGTCGTCTTCCTCGTCGTCATGTGCTCGGGGCTGTACTATCGCGGCGTCCTCACCTTCCTCCCGGACCTGCTGTCGGGGCTGGGAACCTTCGAACCGGTCCCGTTGGCGTCGCTGCTGCCGGCGGGCCTCGCGAGTGCGCTGGGCGTCACCGCCGACTCCGGACAGACGCTCCAACCCGAGCGCTACTTCTACTCGGGGCTGCTGATGGTCGGCGTCCTCGGGCAGTACGCCGGCGGGAAACTCACCGACCGTCTGCCCGTCGAGTGGGGCCTCGTCGGCTCCTTCGGCGCCCTCGCCGTCCTCGCTGTCCTCTTCCTGCCCGTCGTGAGCGCCGGCCTCGTCCCTCTCCTCGCGTTCGGCGCCGTGCTCGGCTTCTTCCTGTTCGTCATCCAGCCGTTCTACCAGGCCACCGTCGCCGAGTACACGCCCGCCGGCACGCGCGGCCTCTCCTACGGCTACACCTACCTCGGCGTGTTCGGCGTCGGCGCCCTCGGCGGCGCCCTCGCCGGCGCCATCCTAACGTACGCGACGCCGACGGCGCTGTTTGTCACGCTGGCCGGCATCGCCGTCGCCGGCGCGAGCTTCGGCGTCTACCTCGCGCGGCGGGGCGGGAACTCAGCGGGGGCGGAGGTCGCCTCGGACTGA
- a CDS encoding GNAT family N-acetyltransferase: MEFVVLGWADDEPTLRLDYRRFAYAGKFVMSNTGKAVVVDRWDPMAAPSDEYDSAVAAAAAFNEDRTDESTLWIRYVTVRSDRKRRGLGPRLCAFVTDAGRGAGYERIRIAVNNPFAYEALHKAGFAWTGETSGLAELVLERPADAPAARLRETYQAGLDSYRERDLTDPETAFLAAREGSDPPALLDGVGDDTADAGR, encoded by the coding sequence ATGGAGTTCGTCGTCCTCGGATGGGCGGACGACGAACCGACGCTCCGTCTGGACTACCGTCGGTTCGCCTACGCCGGGAAGTTCGTCATGTCGAACACGGGGAAGGCCGTCGTCGTCGACCGGTGGGACCCGATGGCCGCCCCCTCCGACGAGTACGACTCGGCGGTGGCCGCCGCGGCGGCGTTCAACGAGGACCGGACGGACGAGTCGACGCTGTGGATTCGCTACGTCACCGTCCGCTCGGACCGCAAGCGGCGGGGACTGGGACCGCGGCTCTGCGCGTTCGTCACCGACGCGGGCCGCGGCGCGGGCTACGAGCGGATTCGAATCGCCGTCAACAACCCGTTCGCCTACGAGGCGCTTCACAAGGCCGGGTTCGCGTGGACCGGCGAGACGTCCGGACTCGCCGAACTCGTGCTCGAACGGCCGGCCGACGCGCCCGCGGCGCGTCTGCGGGAGACGTACCAGGCGGGGTTGGACAGCTATCGAGAGAGGGACCTCACCGACCCCGAGACGGCCTTCCTCGCCGCGCGGGAGGGGTCGGACCCGCCAGCCCTCCTCGACGGCGTCGGAGACGACACGGCAGACGCGGGACGTTAA
- a CDS encoding class I SAM-dependent methyltransferase, whose product MASLHGRGDVRFFDRVASLYDRLMPSADADALRAGLAFARRDVARVLDVAGGTGRASRALDRGGFDPVVVDFSRGMLARARADGHPVVRADAGSLPFRDGGVDAVVVVDALHHLPDPERSLREAARVVAPGGVVVVQEFGPRTLRGRGLVLAERAVGFDSEFWTPAELCALLERVGLDARIVSEGFEYVVVGRAETMDA is encoded by the coding sequence ATGGCGAGCCTCCACGGCCGGGGCGACGTGCGCTTTTTCGACCGCGTCGCCTCGCTCTACGACCGTCTGATGCCCTCCGCGGACGCCGACGCTCTGCGCGCCGGCCTCGCGTTCGCCCGGCGGGACGTCGCGCGCGTGCTGGACGTGGCTGGCGGCACCGGTCGCGCGTCGCGAGCGCTGGATCGCGGCGGGTTCGACCCCGTGGTTGTCGACTTCTCGCGGGGGATGCTGGCGCGGGCGCGGGCCGATGGCCACCCGGTCGTCCGCGCGGACGCCGGGTCGCTGCCGTTCCGCGACGGCGGTGTCGACGCCGTCGTCGTGGTGGACGCCCTCCACCACCTCCCGGACCCCGAACGGAGTCTGCGGGAGGCGGCCCGCGTCGTCGCCCCCGGCGGGGTCGTCGTCGTGCAGGAGTTCGGCCCGCGGACGCTCCGGGGGCGCGGCCTCGTCCTCGCCGAACGCGCCGTCGGCTTCGACTCCGAGTTCTGGACGCCGGCGGAACTGTGCGCCCTGCTGGAGCGGGTCGGACTGGACGCGAGAATCGTCTCGGAGGGGTTCGAGTACGTCGTCGTCGGGCGCGCAGAAACGATGGACGCGTAG
- the fen gene encoding flap endonuclease-1 yields the protein MGNADLRTLASLSDVSFDDVAGSVVAVDAHNWLYRYLTTTVKFTPDDVYTTADGEEVANLVGIVQGLPKFFEHDLVPIFVFDGGVTELKDAEVSERRARREKAEELKREAEERGDALAASRLEARTQRLTETIQTTSRELLELLDVPVVEAPAEGEAQASHMAKRGDADYVGSEDYDTLLFGAPYTLRQLTSKGDPELMDLDATLSDLDVTHEQLVDIAILCGTDFNDGLSGVGPKTALKEVKAHGDLWAVLDARDAYIDNADRVRELFFDPPVTDDYAFDTDVSPDVEAARAFVTEEWGIPAEKVERGFERIEESVVQTGLDQWT from the coding sequence ATGGGCAACGCAGACCTGCGGACCTTGGCGTCCCTCTCCGACGTGTCGTTCGACGACGTGGCCGGGAGCGTCGTCGCCGTTGACGCGCACAACTGGCTGTACCGGTATCTGACGACGACGGTCAAGTTCACCCCCGACGACGTCTACACCACCGCCGACGGCGAGGAGGTGGCGAACCTCGTCGGCATCGTGCAGGGGCTTCCCAAGTTCTTCGAGCACGACCTCGTTCCGATATTCGTCTTCGACGGCGGCGTTACGGAGTTGAAGGACGCCGAGGTGTCCGAGCGCCGCGCGCGACGCGAGAAGGCCGAGGAGCTGAAACGCGAGGCCGAGGAGCGCGGCGACGCCCTCGCCGCCTCGCGGTTGGAGGCGCGAACGCAGCGCCTGACCGAAACGATTCAGACGACGAGCCGCGAACTGCTCGAACTGCTGGACGTGCCCGTCGTCGAGGCGCCCGCGGAGGGGGAGGCGCAGGCGTCGCACATGGCCAAGCGGGGCGACGCCGACTACGTCGGCAGCGAGGACTACGACACCCTGCTGTTCGGCGCGCCGTACACGCTCAGACAACTCACCTCGAAGGGCGACCCCGAGTTGATGGACCTCGACGCGACGCTCTCGGACCTCGACGTGACTCACGAACAACTCGTCGACATCGCCATCCTCTGCGGCACCGACTTCAACGACGGTCTCTCCGGCGTCGGTCCGAAGACGGCGCTGAAGGAGGTGAAGGCGCACGGCGACCTGTGGGCCGTCCTCGACGCGCGCGACGCGTACATCGACAACGCGGACCGGGTACGCGAACTGTTCTTCGACCCGCCCGTCACCGACGACTACGCGTTCGACACGGACGTCTCGCCGGACGTCGAGGCGGCCCGCGCCTTCGTCACCGAGGAGTGGGGAATCCCCGCCGAGAAGGTCGAACGCGGGTTCGAGCGCATCGAGGAGTCCGTCGTCCAGACCGGACTCGACCAGTGGACCTGA
- a CDS encoding YgaP family membrane protein, with protein MNVPRNVGGWDRIARGVLGIWLSVVAVAASLDEKPTTATIAAVAGAGLLQNAATGFCGCNALFGIDTTRDGE; from the coding sequence ATGAACGTTCCGCGAAACGTCGGCGGGTGGGACCGCATCGCTAGGGGCGTGCTGGGAATCTGGCTGTCGGTCGTCGCCGTCGCCGCCTCCCTCGACGAGAAGCCGACGACCGCGACCATCGCCGCCGTCGCGGGCGCCGGTCTGCTCCAGAACGCCGCGACGGGCTTTTGCGGCTGTAACGCCCTGTTCGGCATCGACACGACGCGCGACGGCGAGTAG
- a CDS encoding DUF3054 domain-containing protein has protein sequence MGTSNSSFLDERVDSDALPLAVGDFVALALVLTYGVVNHNGVEYLSTNPAGWILTMVPFLLGWAVCGTLIGAYSAGAAETAKSAIALAIRGWIPAALVGLILRWTAIFEGGVELVFAVVIIVAGLVALVGWRWLYFKILG, from the coding sequence ATGGGAACCTCGAACAGTTCGTTCCTCGACGAACGGGTTGACTCGGACGCGTTGCCCCTCGCGGTGGGGGACTTCGTCGCGTTGGCGCTCGTGTTGACCTACGGCGTGGTGAACCACAACGGCGTGGAGTACCTCTCGACGAACCCCGCGGGGTGGATTCTGACGATGGTCCCGTTCCTCCTCGGCTGGGCCGTCTGCGGGACGCTCATCGGCGCGTACTCGGCGGGCGCGGCGGAGACGGCGAAATCGGCCATCGCGCTGGCGATTCGCGGGTGGATTCCGGCGGCGCTCGTCGGCCTCATCCTGCGGTGGACGGCGATATTCGAGGGCGGCGTCGAACTGGTGTTCGCCGTCGTCATCATCGTCGCCGGCCTCGTCGCCCTCGTCGGGTGGCGCTGGCTGTACTTCAAGATTCTCGGGTAG